In Agromyces sp. G08B096, a genomic segment contains:
- a CDS encoding SDR family oxidoreductase: MPRPVALVTGAGRRNTIAFAIATALADDGWDLAVSRFGDYDRRMPLGGDPDRDPAALEAELRARGARVVSLDADLADPEVAARLVADAASTLGPVRALVLSHAQSVDSGILDTSLESFDRHFAVNTRASWLLIRAFAEQAPADGGRIVALTSDHVVGNVPYGASKGALDRIVLAAARELAPRSITANLVNPGPVDTGWLDEATRHAIAAQQPTGRLGTPEDAARLVRFLVSDEARWITGQLIHSDGGFSS; the protein is encoded by the coding sequence ATGCCCCGCCCCGTCGCCCTCGTGACCGGCGCCGGCCGGCGGAACACCATCGCCTTCGCGATCGCGACGGCGCTCGCGGACGACGGGTGGGACCTCGCGGTCAGCCGCTTCGGCGACTACGACCGCCGGATGCCGCTCGGCGGCGATCCCGACCGCGACCCCGCTGCGCTGGAGGCCGAGCTCCGGGCACGCGGTGCGCGCGTGGTCTCGCTCGACGCGGACCTCGCCGACCCCGAGGTGGCGGCCCGGCTCGTCGCGGACGCGGCGAGCACCCTGGGCCCGGTCCGCGCGCTCGTCCTCTCGCACGCGCAGAGCGTGGACTCCGGCATCCTCGACACCTCGCTCGAGAGCTTCGACCGGCACTTCGCCGTGAACACGCGCGCCTCCTGGCTCCTGATCCGTGCGTTCGCCGAGCAGGCGCCCGCGGACGGCGGCCGGATCGTCGCGCTCACGAGCGACCACGTCGTCGGCAACGTGCCGTACGGTGCGAGCAAGGGCGCCCTCGACCGCATCGTCCTGGCCGCCGCCCGCGAGCTCGCCCCGCGTTCGATCACCGCGAACCTCGTCAATCCCGGCCCCGTCGACACGGGGTGGTTGGACGAGGCGACACGGCACGCGATCGCCGCGCAGCAGCCGACGGGGCGGCTCGGAACGCCCGAGGACGCGGCCCGCCTGGTGCGCTTCCTCGTCTCCGACGAGGCGCGCTGGATCACCGGACAGCTCATCCACTCCGACGGCGGATTCTCCAGCTGA
- a CDS encoding DUF3097 domain-containing protein yields the protein MPATFDDFGPDRYGTDVLAGDWRARGRTQIPELAAERDVVVELAADGFCGAVVGVEKGTVVLEDRFGKRRMYPLGHGFLVDGKPVRLVAPARAGAPAAAPAGRLRTASGSFAVESSRAKVALPSRIFVEGRHDAELVEKIWGADLRVEGVVVEYLEGVDRLEELLDEFAPGRGRRVGVLVDHLVPGSKEQRIAERVARGRHGAHVLVVGHPFIDIWQAVKPARVGREAWPVIPRGTEWKHGVCAAFGWPHAEQADIARAWQRILGQVRGYGDLEPALLGRVEELIDFVTDPEG from the coding sequence GTGCCCGCGACATTCGACGATTTCGGCCCCGACCGCTACGGCACCGACGTGCTCGCCGGTGACTGGCGCGCACGCGGGCGGACGCAGATCCCCGAGCTCGCCGCCGAGCGCGACGTGGTGGTCGAGCTCGCCGCAGACGGCTTCTGCGGAGCCGTCGTCGGGGTCGAGAAGGGCACCGTGGTGCTCGAGGACCGGTTCGGCAAGCGCCGGATGTACCCCCTGGGGCACGGGTTCCTCGTCGACGGGAAGCCCGTGCGGCTCGTCGCGCCGGCGCGCGCCGGTGCTCCAGCTGCGGCTCCCGCCGGCCGCCTCCGCACCGCGTCGGGTTCGTTCGCGGTCGAGTCCTCGCGCGCGAAGGTCGCGCTGCCGAGCCGAATCTTCGTCGAGGGCCGGCACGACGCGGAGCTCGTCGAGAAGATCTGGGGCGCCGACCTGCGCGTGGAGGGCGTCGTGGTGGAGTACCTCGAGGGCGTCGACCGTCTCGAGGAGCTGCTCGACGAGTTCGCTCCGGGCCGCGGACGCCGCGTCGGCGTGCTCGTCGACCACCTCGTCCCGGGCTCGAAGGAGCAGCGCATCGCCGAACGCGTCGCCCGGGGCCGCCACGGCGCGCACGTCCTGGTGGTGGGCCATCCCTTCATCGACATCTGGCAGGCGGTGAAGCCGGCGCGGGTCGGGCGCGAGGCGTGGCCGGTGATCCCACGCGGCACCGAGTGGAAGCACGGCGTCTGCGCCGCGTTCGGATGGCCGCACGCCGAGCAGGCCGACATCGCGAGGGCGTGGCAGCGCATCCTCGGGCAGGTGCGCGGCTACGGCGATCTCGAACCGGCGCTCCTCGGCCGCGTCGAGGAGCTCATCGACTTCGTGACCGACCCGGAGGGCTGA
- a CDS encoding error-prone DNA polymerase — protein MGWNNPEIPWSELERQLSDRRRPDVGPGGRLIADGGDSPAWSRKRHPYKPSADLPPVEGPVVPYAELHAHSAFSFLDGASMPEQLVEEAHRLGLTGLAITDHDGFYGIVRFAEAAESFPELATVFGAELSLGLSRPQMGEADPEGDHLLVLARQEEGYHRLAAAITAGQLAGGEKGRPVYDLEELAERAGGHWLVPTGCRKGAVRRALAAEGADGARRELDRLTAVFGPEQVAVELFDHGHPGDQPANDLLADLAARAGLPVIATNAVHYATPPEHRLAQALAAVRARRSLDELDGWLPASDGLHLRSGAEMAARFARYPGAVSRTVDLAADLGFRLRSARPKLPRQQVPEGHTPMSWLRELVWRGADELYPGVPDHVRERLQQELDVIEQKDFPGYFLIVHDLVHEARRRGILCQGRGSAANSAVCYVLRITAVDSIFYRLPFERFLSALRDEEPDIDVDFDSDRREEIIQYVYAKYGRQNAAQVANVISYRPKAAVRDMAKALGYSAGQQDAWSRQVERWGAVVETDDHDIPAPVVELAEQVLTFPRHLGIHSGGMVLTDRPVGEVVPIEHARMEHRTVLQWDKDDCAWMGLVKFDLLGLGMLAALQYTFDLIRETTGEDWELANLPKEEAAVYDMLCRADSIGVFQVESRAQMGTLPRLKPRRFYDLVVEIALIRPGPVQGGAVHPYIRRRTGEEPVSYLHPKLVPVLERTLGVPLFQEQLMQMAVAVGDCTPADADLLRRAMGSKRGVERIETLKERLYAGMAGNGIDPQTADEIYAKIQAFANFGFAESHALSFALLVYASSWLKLHYPAAFLAALLRAQPMGFYSPQTLTADARRHGVEVRRPDIQRSGVHAGLEPVAEAEMDASRGRGSMPPEGPSGLPGCADPVQPPVGDFDRDAPDRSAEHRRDAAFAVRLGLADVSSIGTALAERLVAERERGGPFRDMPDVSRRVGLDAAELEALAAAGAFASFGLDRRRALWLAGEAAQDRAEYLPGSVVAVQPPLLPMLTPTEQVVYDLWATGISPDDHPIRHIRDRLDERGVIRVDLLRHAESGRRIEVGGVVTHRQRPATASGITFLNIEDESGTVNVIAGVGVWNRYRRIAREAPAMIVRGILERSRDGVVNVVADRFESLTVSAPHRSRDFR, from the coding sequence ATGGGATGGAACAACCCCGAGATCCCGTGGTCGGAGCTCGAACGCCAGCTCTCCGACCGCCGCCGGCCCGACGTGGGACCGGGCGGCCGGCTCATCGCCGACGGCGGGGACAGCCCGGCCTGGAGCCGGAAGCGCCACCCGTACAAGCCGTCGGCCGACCTGCCGCCGGTCGAAGGCCCGGTCGTCCCCTACGCCGAACTGCACGCGCACTCGGCGTTCAGCTTCCTCGACGGAGCCTCGATGCCCGAGCAGCTCGTCGAGGAGGCGCACCGCCTCGGCCTCACCGGGCTCGCGATCACCGACCACGACGGTTTCTACGGCATCGTGCGCTTCGCCGAGGCCGCCGAGAGCTTCCCCGAGCTCGCCACGGTCTTCGGCGCCGAGCTCTCGCTCGGGCTCAGCCGGCCCCAGATGGGCGAGGCCGACCCCGAAGGCGACCACCTGCTCGTCCTCGCCAGGCAGGAGGAGGGATACCACCGCCTCGCGGCGGCGATCACCGCCGGCCAGCTCGCGGGCGGCGAGAAAGGGCGCCCGGTGTACGACCTCGAGGAGCTCGCCGAACGGGCTGGCGGGCACTGGCTCGTGCCGACCGGCTGCCGGAAGGGCGCGGTGCGCCGGGCGCTCGCCGCGGAGGGCGCCGACGGCGCCAGGCGTGAGCTCGACCGCCTGACCGCCGTGTTCGGCCCCGAGCAGGTGGCCGTCGAGCTGTTCGACCACGGCCACCCCGGCGATCAGCCGGCCAACGACCTCCTCGCCGACCTCGCCGCCCGCGCGGGGCTGCCCGTCATCGCGACGAACGCCGTGCACTACGCGACGCCGCCCGAGCACCGGCTCGCGCAGGCGCTCGCCGCGGTGCGCGCCCGCCGCAGCCTCGACGAGCTCGACGGCTGGCTGCCCGCCTCCGACGGGCTCCACCTGCGCTCGGGCGCCGAGATGGCGGCCCGCTTCGCCCGCTACCCCGGCGCCGTGTCGCGCACGGTCGACCTCGCGGCCGACCTCGGGTTCCGGCTGCGCAGCGCGAGGCCGAAGCTGCCCAGGCAGCAGGTGCCCGAGGGGCACACGCCCATGAGCTGGCTGCGCGAGCTCGTCTGGCGGGGCGCCGACGAGCTCTACCCCGGCGTGCCCGATCACGTCAGGGAGCGCCTCCAGCAGGAGCTCGACGTCATCGAGCAGAAGGACTTCCCCGGCTATTTCCTCATCGTCCACGACCTCGTGCACGAGGCCAGGCGGCGAGGCATCCTCTGCCAGGGTCGGGGCTCGGCCGCGAACTCGGCGGTCTGCTACGTGCTGCGCATCACCGCGGTCGACTCGATCTTCTACCGGCTGCCGTTCGAACGGTTCCTGTCGGCCCTCCGCGACGAGGAGCCCGACATCGACGTCGACTTCGATTCCGACCGCCGCGAGGAGATCATCCAGTACGTCTACGCCAAGTACGGCCGCCAGAATGCCGCGCAGGTCGCGAACGTCATCAGCTACCGGCCGAAGGCCGCGGTGCGCGACATGGCGAAGGCGCTCGGCTACTCCGCGGGTCAGCAGGATGCCTGGTCGCGTCAGGTCGAACGCTGGGGGGCGGTGGTCGAGACCGACGACCACGACATCCCCGCGCCCGTCGTCGAGCTCGCCGAGCAGGTGCTCACCTTCCCGCGCCACCTCGGCATCCACTCGGGCGGCATGGTGCTGACCGACCGCCCGGTGGGCGAGGTGGTGCCCATCGAACATGCGCGCATGGAGCACCGGACCGTCCTGCAATGGGACAAGGACGACTGCGCCTGGATGGGGCTGGTGAAGTTCGACCTGCTCGGGCTCGGCATGCTCGCCGCCCTGCAGTACACCTTCGACCTCATCCGCGAGACGACCGGCGAGGACTGGGAGCTCGCGAACCTGCCGAAGGAGGAAGCCGCGGTCTACGACATGCTCTGCCGGGCCGATTCGATCGGCGTGTTCCAGGTCGAGTCGCGGGCGCAGATGGGCACGCTGCCGCGGTTGAAGCCGCGCCGGTTCTACGACCTCGTGGTCGAGATCGCGTTGATCCGTCCTGGGCCGGTGCAGGGCGGCGCGGTGCATCCCTACATCCGCCGGCGCACCGGCGAGGAGCCCGTGTCCTACCTGCATCCGAAGCTCGTGCCGGTGCTCGAGCGCACGCTCGGCGTCCCCCTGTTCCAGGAGCAGCTCATGCAGATGGCGGTCGCCGTGGGCGACTGCACACCGGCCGACGCGGATCTGCTGCGCCGCGCGATGGGCTCCAAGCGGGGGGTCGAGCGCATCGAGACGCTGAAGGAGCGACTGTATGCCGGGATGGCGGGCAACGGCATCGACCCGCAGACGGCGGACGAGATCTACGCCAAGATCCAGGCGTTCGCGAACTTCGGCTTCGCCGAGAGCCATGCGCTGAGCTTCGCGCTGCTCGTCTACGCCAGCTCGTGGCTGAAGCTGCACTATCCGGCCGCGTTCCTCGCGGCGCTGCTCCGCGCTCAGCCGATGGGGTTCTACTCGCCGCAGACGCTCACCGCCGACGCCAGGCGGCACGGTGTGGAGGTCCGTCGCCCCGACATCCAGCGCTCCGGCGTGCACGCGGGCCTCGAGCCGGTCGCCGAGGCAGAGATGGATGCCTCCCGCGGACGCGGATCGATGCCTCCCGAGGGTCCGAGCGGCCTGCCCGGCTGCGCCGATCCGGTGCAGCCACCCGTCGGCGACTTCGACCGCGACGCGCCCGACCGGTCGGCCGAGCATCGCCGCGACGCCGCCTTCGCCGTGCGGCTCGGCCTCGCCGACGTCTCCTCGATCGGCACCGCGCTCGCCGAGCGCCTCGTCGCCGAGCGCGAGCGCGGCGGCCCGTTCCGGGACATGCCGGATGTCTCGCGCCGGGTCGGCCTCGACGCGGCCGAGCTCGAGGCGCTCGCGGCCGCGGGGGCGTTCGCGTCGTTCGGCCTCGACCGGAGGCGGGCGCTGTGGCTCGCCGGCGAGGCCGCGCAGGATCGTGCGGAGTACCTGCCCGGCTCGGTCGTGGCCGTGCAGCCGCCGTTGCTGCCGATGCTGACGCCGACCGAGCAGGTCGTCTACGACCTGTGGGCGACCGGCATCTCCCCCGACGATCATCCGATCCGGCACATCCGCGACCGGCTCGACGAGCGCGGCGTGATCCGGGTCGACCTGCTGCGCCACGCCGAGTCGGGTCGCCGCATCGAGGTGGGCGGGGTGGTGACCCACCGGCAGCGGCCGGCCACGGCTTCGGGCATCACGTTCCTGAACATCGAGGACGAGTCGGGCACGGTGAATGTGATCGCCGGGGTCGGGGTGTGGAACCGCTACCGCCGCATCGCCCGGGAGGCGCCCGCGATGATCGTGCGGGGCATCCTCGAACGCAGTCGCGACGGCGTCGTGAACGTCGTCGCCGATCGGTTCGAGTCGCTCACCGTGTCGGCGCCGCACCGGTCGCGGGACTTCCGTTAG
- a CDS encoding DNA polymerase Y family protein, protein MTAPTRTIVLWCPDWPVFAAMREHGLEDDAPVALTDGGLVFACSAAARRDGVARGLRLREAQLRCPALVVLAYDAALDARAFEPVVRRIEEAVPGLQLIRPGTLAMRARGPVRYYGGEQAAAAALLETAAAAGVPQARVGIADGPFAAEQAARGTKGSPIGIVPDGASAAFLAPLPVRLVVDPRTATLLKRLGVATLGEFAALPEADVRRRFGAAGAFAHDLASGREATRVAPRTPPPEFAVEQEFEPPIDRVDQLAFAFRVRAEEFIDRMRNVRLVCTAIRVELDDERGGHSSRAWLHPRWFTVADVVDRIRWQLQGTGTADAGLASPVVRVRVVPERLDSTGNHEEGLWGGGPDERVHHGLTRVQSMLGHDAVVTPAVGGGRLLADRQVLVPWGDRAPDRVEAPWPGSLPALAPASVFRDRPAVLLVDDAGTAVAIDERGTVSAAPAGFALAGGRPRPVQAWAGPWPVVEHWWDADRARRVHRFQIIDADGVAWLLVRDADGWQAEAKYD, encoded by the coding sequence ATGACCGCGCCGACCCGCACCATCGTGCTGTGGTGTCCCGACTGGCCCGTGTTCGCCGCCATGCGCGAACACGGCCTCGAGGACGACGCCCCCGTAGCGCTCACCGACGGCGGTCTCGTCTTCGCCTGTTCCGCCGCGGCCCGCCGCGACGGCGTCGCACGAGGGCTGAGGCTCCGGGAGGCGCAGCTGCGCTGCCCGGCCCTCGTCGTGCTGGCCTACGACGCCGCCCTCGACGCGCGCGCGTTCGAACCCGTGGTGCGCCGCATCGAAGAGGCGGTGCCCGGGCTGCAGCTCATTCGGCCGGGCACGCTCGCCATGCGCGCCCGGGGTCCCGTGCGGTACTACGGCGGCGAGCAGGCGGCCGCCGCGGCGCTGCTCGAGACCGCCGCGGCGGCCGGAGTCCCGCAGGCCCGGGTGGGCATCGCCGACGGCCCGTTCGCCGCCGAGCAGGCCGCACGGGGCACCAAGGGCTCCCCCATCGGCATCGTGCCCGACGGCGCATCCGCCGCATTCCTCGCGCCGCTGCCGGTGCGGCTGGTGGTCGATCCGCGCACGGCGACCCTGTTGAAGCGGCTCGGCGTCGCCACCCTCGGCGAGTTCGCGGCGCTGCCGGAGGCCGACGTCCGCCGCCGGTTCGGGGCGGCCGGCGCGTTCGCGCACGACCTCGCCTCCGGGCGCGAGGCCACCCGGGTGGCTCCGCGCACACCGCCGCCCGAGTTCGCGGTCGAGCAGGAGTTCGAGCCGCCGATCGACCGCGTCGACCAGCTCGCGTTCGCGTTCCGCGTCCGCGCGGAGGAGTTCATCGACCGCATGCGGAACGTCCGCCTGGTCTGCACCGCGATCCGCGTCGAACTCGACGACGAACGGGGCGGACACTCCAGCCGGGCCTGGCTGCACCCCCGCTGGTTCACCGTCGCCGACGTGGTCGACCGGATCCGGTGGCAGCTGCAGGGCACCGGCACGGCCGATGCGGGTCTCGCCTCGCCGGTGGTGCGCGTACGGGTGGTGCCCGAACGGCTCGACTCCACCGGCAACCACGAGGAGGGCCTCTGGGGCGGCGGCCCCGACGAACGCGTGCACCACGGCCTCACCCGCGTGCAGAGCATGCTCGGCCACGACGCGGTCGTCACCCCCGCCGTCGGCGGCGGGCGCCTCCTCGCCGACCGGCAGGTGCTCGTGCCGTGGGGCGACCGGGCACCCGACCGGGTCGAGGCGCCGTGGCCGGGCAGCCTGCCCGCGCTCGCGCCGGCGAGCGTGTTCCGCGACCGGCCCGCCGTGCTCCTCGTCGACGACGCCGGCACGGCGGTCGCGATCGACGAACGCGGCACCGTCTCCGCGGCACCCGCCGGGTTCGCCCTCGCCGGCGGGCGACCGCGGCCCGTGCAGGCCTGGGCGGGGCCCTGGCCGGTCGTCGAGCACTGGTGGGACGCCGATCGGGCCCGCCGCGTGCACCGGTTCCAGATCATCGACGCCGACGGCGTCGCCTGGCTGCTCGTGCGCGACGCCGACGGGTGGCAGGCGGAGGCGAAGTACGACTGA
- a CDS encoding M20/M25/M40 family metallo-hydrolase, which translates to MAEASVTPDPTALEETAAIARDLIRMDTTNFGEGRSNGEREAAEYVEARLRGLGLEPRIFESEPGRASVVARVPGRNPAKPALVLHGHLDVVPADARNWSVDPFGGEIRDGMLWGRGAVDMKDMDAMILTALGDILGEGRLPERELVVAYFADEEAGGVYGASHLVDRHPELFAGATEAISEVGGYSITVGGQRAYLLQTGEKTLIWIRLIARGVAAHGSRLIRDNAVTRLAAAVARLGEVEWPVRLTDTTEELLREIARVTGADPTETSPDELALATGSASGFITATLRTTTNPTGLTAGYKHNVIPDRAEALVDIRTLPGEEDAVLDQVRRLVGEDVEIEIVHRDVGLESPTPGPLVDAVRRSLAAHDPGAPVFPYLLSGGTDNKSLSRLGIRGYGFAPLRLPDHLDFPAMFHGVDERVPLDALVFGRRVLRDLLLDY; encoded by the coding sequence ATGGCCGAGGCATCCGTCACCCCCGACCCGACCGCGCTCGAGGAGACGGCGGCCATCGCCAGAGACCTCATCCGCATGGACACCACGAACTTCGGGGAGGGCCGCTCCAACGGCGAGCGGGAGGCCGCCGAGTACGTCGAGGCGCGGCTGCGCGGCCTCGGCCTCGAGCCCCGGATCTTCGAATCGGAGCCGGGCCGGGCGAGCGTCGTCGCCAGGGTTCCGGGGCGGAACCCGGCGAAGCCCGCGCTCGTGCTGCACGGTCATCTCGACGTCGTGCCGGCCGATGCCAGGAACTGGAGCGTCGACCCCTTCGGCGGCGAGATCCGCGACGGCATGCTCTGGGGCCGCGGCGCGGTCGACATGAAGGACATGGACGCCATGATCCTCACCGCGCTGGGCGACATCCTGGGGGAGGGGCGGCTGCCGGAACGCGAGCTCGTCGTGGCGTACTTCGCCGACGAGGAGGCGGGCGGCGTATACGGCGCGAGCCACCTCGTCGACCGGCATCCCGAGCTCTTCGCCGGCGCGACCGAGGCGATCAGCGAGGTCGGCGGCTACTCGATCACGGTCGGCGGACAGCGCGCCTACCTGCTGCAGACGGGGGAGAAGACCCTCATCTGGATCCGGCTCATCGCGCGCGGGGTCGCCGCCCACGGGTCCCGGCTCATCCGCGACAACGCGGTGACCCGCCTCGCCGCCGCCGTCGCGCGCCTCGGCGAGGTCGAGTGGCCCGTCCGGCTCACCGACACGACGGAGGAGCTGCTTCGCGAGATCGCCCGGGTCACGGGCGCCGACCCGACCGAGACCTCGCCCGACGAGCTCGCGCTCGCGACCGGCTCGGCGTCGGGCTTCATCACCGCCACGCTGCGAACCACGACGAACCCGACCGGACTCACCGCCGGCTACAAGCACAACGTCATCCCCGACCGGGCGGAGGCGCTCGTCGACATCCGGACCCTCCCCGGGGAGGAGGATGCCGTGCTCGACCAGGTGCGACGCCTCGTCGGCGAGGACGTCGAGATCGAGATCGTGCACCGCGACGTGGGGCTCGAGTCGCCCACGCCGGGGCCCCTCGTCGACGCCGTCCGGCGGAGCCTCGCGGCCCACGACCCCGGCGCACCGGTGTTCCCCTACCTGCTCTCCGGAGGCACCGACAACAAGTCGCTCAGCCGCCTCGGCATCCGCGGCTACGGCTTCGCGCCGCTGCGGCTGCCCGACCACCTCGACTTCCCGGCGATGTTCCACGGCGTGGACGAGCGGGTACCGCTGGACGCACTAGTCTTCGGAAGGCGGGTCCTGCGCGACCTGCTCCTCGACTACTGA
- a CDS encoding undecaprenyl-diphosphate phosphatase, with translation MIEALILGLVQGLTEFLPISSSAHLRILGEFLPGAEDPGAAFTAITQIGTEAAVVVFFWRDIVRIISHWFGSFTGRVPRNDPDARMGWLIIVGSIPIVVLGILFQDQIETTFRSLWIVATMLIVFGIILGLADWAGSKVRTLDQLTVGHGVVFGFAQALALIPGVSRSGGSITAGLLLGYERAAAARYAFLLAIPAVFGSGFYQLFKSWGEPSVYGPLETGAATLVAFVVALLVIAFFMSYISKRSFLPFVIYRIALGGLIMWLLATGAIQP, from the coding sequence GTGATCGAAGCCCTCATCCTCGGCCTCGTCCAGGGACTCACCGAGTTCCTCCCGATCTCCTCGAGCGCCCACCTGCGCATCCTCGGGGAGTTCCTGCCGGGCGCGGAGGACCCGGGTGCGGCGTTCACGGCGATCACGCAGATCGGCACCGAAGCGGCGGTCGTCGTCTTCTTCTGGCGCGACATCGTGCGGATCATCTCGCACTGGTTCGGGTCGTTCACCGGCCGCGTGCCGCGCAACGACCCCGACGCCCGAATGGGCTGGCTGATCATCGTGGGCTCGATCCCGATCGTGGTGCTCGGCATCCTCTTCCAGGACCAGATCGAGACGACGTTCCGCTCGCTCTGGATCGTCGCGACGATGCTGATCGTCTTCGGCATCATCCTGGGCCTCGCCGACTGGGCCGGCAGCAAGGTCCGCACCCTCGACCAGCTCACGGTCGGCCACGGCGTCGTGTTCGGATTCGCGCAGGCGCTCGCGCTCATCCCGGGCGTCTCGCGGTCGGGCGGCTCGATCACCGCCGGGCTCCTGCTCGGGTACGAGCGGGCCGCGGCGGCGCGCTACGCGTTCCTGCTCGCCATCCCCGCCGTGTTCGGCTCGGGGTTCTACCAGCTGTTCAAGAGCTGGGGTGAGCCCTCGGTGTACGGCCCGCTGGAGACCGGCGCGGCGACACTGGTCGCGTTCGTCGTCGCGCTGCTCGTGATCGCGTTCTTCATGAGCTACATCTCGAAGCGCAGCTTCCTGCCCTTCGTGATCTACCGCATCGCGCTCGGCGGCCTCATCATGTGGCTGCTTGCCACGGGGGCCATCCAGCCGTAG
- a CDS encoding PAC2 family protein: MQQPTGFGSGRLLVVAFEGWNDAGEAASSAARLLAERLDLVEIMAIDPELYYDYQFNRPTVVTGDDGARRIEWPGAALLGPGPASPDGPDSVTGPGAPGLHVLLGAEPARSWKSFAAELIDAALAADIQAIVFLGAMLADAPHTRPLMVFASSDNPDVRHGLGVERSTYEGPVGILSVLADQAERAGIPTVSLWASVPHYVHNAPSPKAVLALLAKLEELTGLSIPRGSLEVDAAAWEAGVDALAADDDEMAGYITQLEQARDAVDAPEASGEAIAREFERYLRRRGDGRPGDGRADGRPGPGGDEPWRPRES; this comes from the coding sequence GTGCAACAGCCGACCGGGTTCGGGAGCGGCAGGCTCCTCGTCGTCGCCTTCGAAGGCTGGAACGATGCCGGAGAGGCGGCCTCCAGCGCCGCACGCCTGCTCGCCGAACGGCTCGACCTCGTCGAGATCATGGCGATCGACCCCGAGCTGTACTACGACTACCAGTTCAACCGCCCGACCGTCGTCACGGGCGACGACGGCGCTCGCCGCATCGAATGGCCCGGCGCGGCCCTGCTCGGCCCGGGCCCCGCGTCGCCCGACGGCCCCGACTCGGTCACCGGCCCCGGTGCGCCCGGCCTGCACGTCCTCCTCGGCGCCGAGCCCGCGCGCAGCTGGAAGTCGTTCGCGGCCGAGCTCATCGACGCGGCGCTCGCCGCCGACATCCAGGCGATCGTGTTCCTCGGCGCCATGCTCGCCGACGCGCCGCACACGCGGCCGCTGATGGTGTTCGCCTCGAGCGACAACCCCGACGTGCGCCACGGGCTCGGCGTCGAACGATCGACCTACGAGGGTCCCGTCGGCATCCTCAGCGTCCTGGCCGACCAGGCCGAGCGCGCCGGCATCCCGACGGTCTCGCTCTGGGCCTCGGTGCCGCATTACGTGCACAACGCGCCGTCGCCGAAGGCGGTGCTCGCGCTGCTCGCGAAGCTCGAGGAGCTCACAGGCCTCTCCATCCCGCGGGGCAGCCTCGAGGTCGACGCCGCCGCGTGGGAGGCCGGGGTCGACGCCCTCGCCGCCGACGACGACGAGATGGCGGGGTACATCACCCAGCTCGAGCAGGCGCGCGACGCGGTCGACGCGCCCGAGGCCAGCGGCGAGGCCATCGCCCGCGAGTTCGAGCGCTACCTCCGCCGGCGCGGCGACGGGCGGCCGGGCGACGGGCGTGCCGACGGCCGCCCTGGGCCGGGCGGCGACGAGCCGTGGCGCCCGCGGGAGAGCTGA
- a CDS encoding HAD family phosphatase — protein MRLPAAVLWDMDGTIVDTEPYWMAAEVELFASYGIDWTHEESMQVVGMGLWEAAELFRRRGVGMAADDIVAHLTEQVRRRLADDGVPWRPGARELLEALREGGVPTALVTMSIRSMAEDVVRAIPFDAFDVLVTGDEVDEPKPHPEPYLRAAELLGVDIADCVAIEDSPAGVTSASASGALALGVPNILDLRGVAYDVLWDTLDGRSPADLAALLADRRREAASDGPVSDASASDAPASDASATGEEVSA, from the coding sequence ATGCGCCTTCCCGCCGCCGTCCTCTGGGACATGGACGGCACGATCGTCGACACCGAGCCCTACTGGATGGCCGCCGAGGTGGAGCTCTTCGCCTCGTACGGCATCGACTGGACCCATGAGGAGTCGATGCAGGTGGTCGGCATGGGGCTCTGGGAGGCGGCGGAGCTGTTCCGCCGGCGCGGGGTCGGCATGGCGGCCGACGACATCGTCGCGCACCTGACCGAGCAGGTCCGCCGACGGCTCGCCGATGACGGGGTGCCGTGGCGGCCGGGCGCGCGCGAGCTCCTCGAGGCGTTGCGCGAGGGGGGCGTGCCGACGGCGCTCGTCACGATGTCGATCCGCTCGATGGCCGAAGACGTCGTCCGGGCGATCCCGTTCGACGCGTTCGACGTGCTGGTGACCGGCGACGAGGTCGACGAGCCCAAGCCGCATCCCGAGCCGTACCTGCGGGCGGCGGAACTGCTCGGCGTCGATATCGCCGACTGCGTCGCGATCGAGGACTCGCCCGCGGGCGTCACCTCCGCGTCGGCGTCCGGAGCGCTCGCGCTCGGGGTGCCGAACATCCTCGACCTCCGCGGCGTCGCGTACGACGTGCTCTGGGACACCCTCGACGGCCGCAGCCCGGCCGACCTCGCCGCGCTCCTCGCCGATCGCCGGCGCGAGGCGGCCTCGGATGGGCCCGTATCGGATGCCTCTGCATCGGATGCCCCTGCATCGGATGCCTCCGCCACGGGCGAGGAGGTCTCGGCGTGA